From a region of the Candidatus Brocadia sp. genome:
- a CDS encoding tetratricopeptide repeat protein, with the protein MPTAIADVDLDKLLEAETLSRETVTHIKEQVYSSPELREELDEKIAALRGSIKKGHEGQEGKDITLLLGILTWVIGNIKEASEFLKEVKTRKIGAYYLGKCYQELGDYNQAVECFERAKKTDTEEFDICMDIAETKRLAGKNEDALKLIKSFSQSHGNNPEFHYQLGHCLDALGEYDDAFNHYEQSLRIDPNHQKSLFRMGFNYDLNGEDEKAIECYEQCIDLYPHHKNAFINLGILYEDKGNFDDAIYCFETVLDAEPNDPRALLFLKDAKASMNMYYDEEISKKQGKESEVLNIPISDFELSVRSKNCLEKMNIRTLRDLTRITEIDLLSFKNFGETSLNEIKAILSQKGLHLGQALESDHETEIFRNKNAEKKNETVKTVDELGFSTRCRNALSKAGVEAIKDLTEKTELELDQLGIKPNYIDEIRDKLSEIGLILKTAGNDTSSADESITE; encoded by the coding sequence ATGCCTACAGCGATTGCTGATGTAGATCTTGATAAGCTGCTAGAAGCAGAAACATTATCAAGAGAAACCGTCACACATATCAAGGAACAGGTATATAGCTCCCCGGAACTGAGAGAAGAGCTGGATGAGAAAATTGCCGCGCTCAGGGGCAGCATAAAAAAGGGACACGAAGGGCAGGAGGGGAAGGACATAACCCTATTGTTAGGGATATTAACATGGGTTATAGGAAATATAAAAGAGGCTTCCGAATTCCTGAAGGAGGTCAAAACGAGGAAAATTGGCGCTTATTATTTGGGTAAATGCTACCAGGAATTAGGCGATTATAATCAGGCAGTGGAATGCTTTGAACGGGCAAAAAAAACTGATACTGAAGAATTTGATATTTGTATGGATATAGCCGAAACCAAAAGACTGGCTGGCAAGAACGAAGATGCATTAAAGCTCATCAAAAGTTTTTCCCAATCGCATGGGAATAATCCGGAATTCCATTATCAGTTGGGACATTGTCTGGATGCCCTTGGAGAATACGACGATGCGTTTAATCATTATGAACAATCGCTCCGAATAGACCCAAACCATCAAAAATCTCTCTTCCGCATGGGATTTAATTACGATCTCAATGGCGAAGACGAAAAGGCCATTGAATGCTACGAACAATGCATCGATTTATACCCACACCATAAAAATGCTTTTATTAATCTGGGCATATTGTACGAAGATAAAGGCAACTTTGATGATGCGATATATTGTTTTGAAACTGTTTTAGATGCCGAACCAAACGATCCCCGGGCATTGTTGTTTTTGAAGGACGCAAAGGCCTCTATGAATATGTATTATGACGAGGAGATTTCAAAAAAACAGGGGAAGGAAAGCGAGGTGCTGAACATACCCATTTCCGATTTTGAACTCTCGGTAAGAAGCAAAAACTGCCTGGAAAAAATGAACATTCGCACATTGCGGGACCTTACGCGAATTACGGAAATCGATCTCCTCTCTTTTAAGAACTTTGGAGAAACCTCGCTCAACGAAATTAAGGCAATTTTGTCACAAAAGGGATTACATTTGGGGCAGGCATTGGAAAGTGATCATGAAACCGAAATATTTCGGAATAAAAATGCAGAAAAAAAGAATGAGACCGTTAAAACAGTCGACGAACTTGGGTTCTCTACCCGTTGCAGGAATGCATTGAGCAAGGCTGGTGTTGAAGCTATCAAAGACCTTACAGAAAAGACTGAATTAGAATTAGACCAACTGGGGATAAAACCAAATTATATTGATGAGATACGCGACAAGTTGTCAGAGATTGGCCTGATTCTAAAAACCGCTGGCAATGATACTTCCAGTGCGGACGAAAGTATCACAGAGTAG
- a CDS encoding SpoIID/LytB domain-containing protein, giving the protein MGRAFFLMFISVLPIIAAGIPLSCHRESTVVQDGVHDYGPLMDTIPVVRVLLINDKREAQVAIHGCYQITGSLTDVIEQGQGLPKGTISISNGGIRIGNKHYNHSELRIVTQQDGRIELNNVRYRGEIRILQQPNNKFSVIEEIDLESFIAGVLGSEMPQAWNDEALRAQAVTARTYAMYKKKVNRDNIYHLDMLDLAYRGVANETSRLTKIVQDTKGIVMVYNWNIFPAYFHSTCGGHTEDVHHVFGKDSIPPLSGVVCNYCNNSKHSSWSKDISKSTIEKKLQEAKVSISSIRAVKTVDPGAGDHGSRVEIASASGTKEMNANDFRLLIGPNNLLSTSFQTKSNEKSITFSGKGWGHGVGLCQYGAQAMAQKGFPWAAILKHYYPKIELVRVY; this is encoded by the coding sequence ATGGGCAGAGCTTTTTTTTTAATGTTTATTTCGGTATTGCCAATCATTGCTGCAGGAATTCCTCTTTCGTGCCATAGAGAAAGCACCGTGGTTCAGGACGGAGTCCATGATTACGGACCTCTTATGGATACAATACCTGTCGTACGTGTGCTTCTCATAAACGACAAGCGGGAGGCACAGGTGGCAATTCATGGATGCTATCAGATTACCGGCAGCTTAACGGACGTTATAGAGCAGGGACAAGGGTTGCCAAAGGGCACCATTTCAATAAGCAATGGCGGCATCCGCATCGGGAATAAACATTATAACCATAGCGAATTAAGGATTGTAACCCAACAGGATGGGAGAATTGAATTAAATAACGTACGATATCGCGGTGAAATAAGGATTTTACAGCAACCTAATAATAAATTCTCCGTGATTGAAGAGATAGACCTGGAAAGTTTTATTGCCGGCGTCCTTGGAAGCGAAATGCCACAAGCGTGGAATGACGAAGCCTTGCGTGCCCAGGCGGTAACGGCAAGAACCTATGCGATGTATAAAAAAAAGGTAAATCGGGATAATATTTACCATCTGGATATGTTAGATCTCGCCTATCGGGGCGTGGCAAATGAAACAAGTCGGCTAACGAAAATCGTGCAGGACACCAAAGGAATCGTGATGGTTTATAATTGGAATATTTTTCCTGCTTATTTCCACAGCACGTGCGGAGGACATACGGAAGACGTTCACCATGTATTTGGGAAAGACAGTATACCACCCCTTAGCGGGGTGGTATGTAATTATTGTAACAACTCCAAACATTCCTCCTGGAGTAAGGATATCAGCAAATCAACCATTGAAAAAAAATTGCAGGAGGCCAAGGTATCCATTTCCAGCATACGTGCTGTAAAAACGGTGGATCCAGGAGCCGGCGACCATGGCTCAAGAGTTGAAATTGCTTCTGCTAGCGGAACGAAAGAGATGAACGCAAATGATTTTCGATTGCTGATTGGTCCGAACAATTTGTTAAGCACCTCCTTTCAGACAAAGAGCAACGAGAAAAGCATTACCTTTTCGGGCAAGGGGTGGGGACACGGCGTAGGGTTATGCCAATATGGAGCTCAAGCTATGGCGCAAAAAGGTTTTCCCTGGGCTGCTATTTTAAAACATTACTATCCAAAGATAGAATTAGTTCGGGTATATTAA
- the tgt gene encoding tRNA guanosine(34) transglycosylase Tgt, protein MIFKILAGDKQTKARCGELRLGHHSISTPVFMPVGTQGTVKTLTPQQLKETHTKIILCNAYHLCLRPGEQIIKQLGGIHKFMGWDGAIITDSGGYQIFSLSGLTRVSDKGVEFQSPVDGTRLFLTPERMMQIQNDIGADVIMPFDECVPYPCEKDRASVAVKRTLEWAGRCLTTHKNRQQTLFGIVQGSVFRELRIECARNLVEMNFEGYSIGGLSVGEGLLLMNEVLDYTVDYLPADKPRYLMGVGFPVDILNAVERGIDMFDCVVPTRNGRNGCAFTGTGRVKILNSQYKEDTAPLDQTCECYTCRNFSRAYLRHLFLTHEILGLALLSLHNIFFFQNLMQQVRESIVNGEFRDFKAAFLSRQSD, encoded by the coding sequence TTGATTTTTAAAATCCTGGCTGGTGATAAGCAAACAAAAGCCCGGTGTGGTGAGCTCCGACTGGGCCATCATAGTATTTCCACACCGGTTTTCATGCCGGTTGGGACACAGGGGACGGTCAAAACATTAACACCACAGCAGTTGAAGGAGACTCACACAAAGATTATTTTGTGTAATGCATATCATCTTTGTTTAAGGCCAGGGGAGCAAATTATCAAACAATTAGGCGGCATCCACAAATTTATGGGATGGGATGGCGCAATTATTACCGATAGCGGCGGATACCAGATTTTTTCCCTCAGTGGTCTGACACGGGTTTCAGACAAGGGAGTGGAATTTCAATCTCCTGTTGATGGAACGCGTCTTTTCCTTACCCCGGAACGGATGATGCAGATACAAAACGACATCGGAGCAGATGTCATAATGCCGTTTGATGAATGCGTGCCCTATCCCTGCGAAAAAGACAGGGCTAGTGTGGCTGTAAAAAGGACGCTTGAGTGGGCTGGACGATGTTTGACTACCCACAAAAACAGGCAACAAACGCTTTTTGGTATCGTACAGGGAAGCGTTTTTCGGGAGCTTCGGATTGAATGCGCCAGAAACCTCGTGGAAATGAATTTTGAAGGATATTCAATCGGTGGGCTTAGCGTAGGTGAGGGGTTGCTGCTCATGAACGAAGTGCTTGATTATACGGTAGATTATTTACCAGCAGACAAGCCCCGATATCTGATGGGAGTCGGGTTTCCCGTTGATATTCTCAATGCAGTAGAACGCGGAATCGATATGTTTGATTGTGTTGTTCCCACGCGCAATGGGAGAAACGGATGCGCCTTTACCGGCACGGGCAGAGTAAAAATACTGAACAGTCAATATAAGGAAGATACCGCCCCGCTGGATCAGACGTGCGAATGTTACACCTGCCGCAATTTTTCGAGGGCGTATCTGCGGCATCTCTTCCTGACCCATGAAATTTTGGGGTTAGCACTGCTCTCATTGCACAACATATTTTTTTTTCAAAATTTGATGCAACAAGTACGGGAATCCATAGTAAACGGTGAATTTAGGGATTTTAAAGCCGCCTTTTTATCAAGGCAGTCTGATTGA
- the yajC gene encoding preprotein translocase subunit YajC, with the protein MMFFLLQAAGKQSSPGGMLSMLLPFILMFVVMYFLILRPQKRKEKERKALLARVKKNDRVVTAGGIHGLVTSVREHEVILRIDDAKDIKIKVDRSAIVTVAEVSHDDETEETNVSLQGNKETK; encoded by the coding sequence ATGATGTTTTTTTTATTACAAGCAGCAGGGAAACAGTCATCGCCGGGTGGTATGTTGTCCATGCTACTTCCGTTTATCCTTATGTTTGTTGTAATGTATTTTCTGATCCTGAGACCGCAAAAAAGAAAGGAAAAGGAGCGCAAGGCTTTGCTGGCAAGGGTCAAAAAAAACGACCGGGTTGTAACTGCTGGCGGAATCCACGGCCTTGTTACCTCGGTCAGGGAGCATGAGGTCATTCTGCGGATAGATGACGCCAAAGATATAAAGATCAAGGTTGACAGGAGTGCGATTGTTACGGTAGCAGAGGTTTCTCACGACGACGAAACTGAAGAGACAAACGTGTCTCTGCAAGGAAATAAAGAAACGAAGTAA
- the secD gene encoding protein translocase subunit SecD produces the protein MTKNLRWRIPIIAVVIALGTMILYPPSEKILKKEQVKEIDGKVVERTAIEKSWTRFFITNPVIRETIVSEETDKDGKNIRNKVVEHVSKGKIKLGLDLKGGSELLYKVRVDEREERPGITSEVIEVLKKRIDPQGVIEYRIQEHGSHRILIQVPGATRTEIEGLKTRITRLGKLEFRLAASSDSPEYKEALEGKDVPGYYKQWLRKKKGEAGESGAWYLVQNKTAISGEHLSRIYADRKGITPVVGFEFDATGKSKFGQITERNIGKPLAIILDGTLYSAPVIRDRIPGQGIIEGNFTQDEVNELIAIMRAGSLPADLELEMETMVGPSLGRDSINRGLIAGAIGGAFAIIFIGIYYLGVGWIANCANALNIFLIVGAMALLNATMTLPGIAGLVLMIGMGIDANVLIFERIREEKDKGKPTRAAVKAGYEKAFSAIFDSNITTLITGVILAAVGTGPVKGFAWTLILGLIINLFTAIFVTRALYDVFMDLGWIRKFSMFKLIGIPHVKFINYRFILLAVSGACIIGGLTTFALRGNKKYDIDFTGGTLVHLHLNNSTPPGFIRTALAETGYKEAEVQSIWSGENLTQFASTANEFGIRIKELGEEKIREKITDDVKHTLEEKGLFEGLDFVEPRVFHLKLKNPTEEVLVQKSLKAAGYSEDDVISITPVNQTSSEYLVNLVGLEDTKKSSQFIGAVIEGLKENLIFHDVKIVLGDIVETLQTPDVNMPASKPFINVEASEPIDPAVFHGELNKRGFGNISVTGQSKESASARTGKLKIEGTRASLQDIKQTLKETIAVPSISVVGSEALRIELKESVGKTSFVSMLHGIKPIKEAVKSVLTMNAPAQVFAIHLQPLSTGKVQEKIKADIMKRFQDNLYKEKINVSFELIKDASGSAMADDKKTDLPTSAQIRMLLSKPLKTEVIEEALTAAGYSDILEQGLEPGKEYQTVKIVLPSQKTAAIESTIQNAFEISQPLKRIVSIGATVAGEMKGRAILAVIFSCIATILYVWFRFGDFKFGSSAIIAVVHDILITLGAVAVADYLFGNMKIDSAMVAAFLTVVGYSLNDTIVIFDRIRENMAGRGNLLTPQLVNDSINQTLSRTLLTGITTIGVLCALFFVGGPEVHGFAFVMLVGIIVGTYSTIFIACPMLLKWKGLSPASQALPRQKYPIQGKEVTSKKG, from the coding sequence ATGACGAAAAACTTAAGGTGGAGGATACCTATCATTGCGGTAGTGATTGCTCTTGGCACCATGATTTTGTATCCACCGTCAGAAAAGATTTTGAAAAAGGAGCAGGTAAAAGAGATTGACGGCAAGGTAGTCGAACGGACTGCAATAGAAAAATCATGGACACGGTTTTTCATAACCAATCCGGTTATTCGCGAAACGATTGTTAGTGAAGAGACGGATAAGGATGGAAAAAATATCCGCAACAAGGTTGTCGAGCATGTTTCAAAGGGAAAAATCAAGCTTGGATTGGACCTCAAAGGCGGCTCAGAGTTGCTGTATAAGGTAAGAGTGGATGAAAGAGAAGAACGTCCCGGTATTACCAGTGAGGTCATCGAGGTTTTAAAGAAGAGGATTGATCCTCAGGGGGTTATCGAATACAGAATACAAGAACACGGTAGCCACCGCATACTCATACAGGTGCCGGGCGCAACAAGGACGGAAATTGAAGGACTGAAAACCCGAATTACACGACTCGGCAAGCTCGAATTCAGATTGGCGGCGAGCAGTGACAGCCCGGAATATAAAGAAGCCCTGGAGGGAAAAGATGTCCCGGGTTATTATAAGCAATGGCTGCGCAAGAAAAAGGGCGAAGCGGGTGAGTCTGGCGCGTGGTACCTCGTGCAAAATAAAACTGCCATTTCCGGGGAACATTTATCCAGAATCTACGCTGATCGCAAAGGAATTACGCCCGTTGTGGGGTTTGAATTTGACGCCACAGGAAAGTCCAAGTTCGGACAGATTACGGAACGCAACATCGGGAAACCACTGGCAATCATCCTGGATGGCACGTTGTATTCAGCGCCCGTTATCCGAGATCGCATACCAGGACAAGGCATCATTGAAGGGAACTTCACCCAGGATGAAGTCAATGAGCTTATTGCCATCATGCGGGCGGGAAGTCTGCCTGCGGATCTCGAACTCGAAATGGAAACCATGGTTGGACCGAGTTTGGGAAGAGATTCTATTAACCGGGGATTAATAGCGGGGGCAATTGGCGGAGCTTTTGCCATAATTTTCATCGGAATTTATTACCTCGGAGTCGGATGGATTGCCAATTGCGCAAATGCCTTAAATATCTTTCTCATTGTCGGAGCAATGGCTCTCCTGAATGCCACCATGACGCTTCCGGGTATTGCAGGACTGGTGCTCATGATTGGTATGGGAATAGACGCAAACGTGCTTATTTTTGAAAGAATCCGTGAAGAAAAAGACAAGGGAAAACCCACCCGCGCTGCTGTTAAGGCTGGATATGAAAAGGCCTTTTCCGCTATCTTTGATTCAAATATTACCACGTTAATTACCGGGGTAATACTTGCCGCCGTAGGCACCGGCCCCGTAAAAGGATTTGCATGGACATTGATCCTGGGTTTAATCATCAACCTTTTTACCGCTATTTTTGTGACGCGGGCGCTTTACGATGTGTTTATGGATTTAGGCTGGATCAGGAAATTTTCCATGTTTAAGCTCATTGGTATTCCCCATGTCAAATTCATTAATTACCGTTTTATTCTGCTTGCCGTTTCAGGTGCATGTATTATTGGCGGGTTAACGACCTTTGCCCTTCGCGGCAACAAAAAATATGACATCGATTTTACCGGCGGAACCCTTGTGCATCTGCATTTAAACAATTCCACACCACCCGGATTCATAAGGACCGCATTGGCTGAAACCGGATATAAAGAGGCTGAGGTACAGAGTATCTGGTCTGGTGAAAATTTGACACAGTTTGCATCAACAGCAAATGAATTTGGCATCAGAATAAAAGAGCTTGGAGAAGAAAAAATAAGAGAAAAAATAACCGATGACGTCAAGCATACCCTGGAGGAGAAGGGGTTGTTTGAAGGGCTTGACTTTGTTGAACCGCGGGTTTTTCATCTGAAGCTAAAAAACCCAACCGAGGAGGTGTTGGTTCAAAAAAGCTTAAAGGCTGCAGGTTACAGCGAGGATGATGTAATATCCATAACGCCGGTAAATCAAACATCCAGCGAGTATTTGGTAAATCTTGTCGGTCTGGAAGATACAAAAAAAAGCTCGCAGTTCATCGGCGCGGTTATCGAAGGATTGAAAGAAAATCTGATCTTTCATGACGTCAAAATCGTGCTGGGTGATATTGTTGAAACCTTGCAGACGCCAGATGTAAACATGCCCGCCTCAAAACCTTTTATCAACGTGGAAGCCAGCGAACCCATTGACCCTGCTGTTTTCCATGGTGAACTGAACAAACGGGGGTTTGGCAACATTTCAGTAACAGGCCAGTCGAAAGAATCTGCCAGCGCACGGACAGGCAAGCTAAAAATAGAGGGGACAAGAGCAAGCCTGCAGGATATAAAACAGACGTTGAAAGAAACAATTGCCGTGCCAAGCATTTCTGTTGTGGGGTCTGAAGCGCTCCGGATAGAATTAAAAGAAAGTGTCGGAAAAACAAGTTTTGTGTCAATGCTTCATGGGATTAAGCCCATCAAAGAGGCCGTAAAAAGCGTCCTGACAATGAATGCGCCAGCGCAGGTATTTGCAATTCATCTGCAACCTTTAAGTACAGGCAAAGTTCAGGAGAAAATCAAAGCGGACATTATGAAGAGATTTCAGGACAACTTGTACAAGGAAAAAATTAATGTCTCATTTGAATTGATCAAGGACGCTTCCGGAAGTGCAATGGCGGACGATAAAAAGACAGATCTGCCTACTTCAGCGCAAATTCGCATGCTCTTATCAAAACCATTAAAAACAGAGGTTATTGAAGAGGCGCTTACTGCGGCAGGATACAGCGATATTCTTGAGCAAGGATTGGAACCTGGCAAAGAGTATCAAACGGTGAAGATTGTCCTGCCATCTCAAAAAACTGCGGCGATCGAAAGCACTATTCAAAACGCATTTGAAATCTCTCAGCCCCTTAAAAGGATCGTAAGTATTGGCGCTACCGTTGCCGGTGAAATGAAGGGCCGGGCCATCCTTGCGGTAATCTTTTCTTGTATTGCGACTATCTTATATGTATGGTTCCGGTTTGGAGACTTTAAATTCGGTTCCTCAGCGATTATCGCAGTTGTTCATGACATTCTGATTACCCTGGGCGCTGTGGCAGTAGCCGATTATTTATTTGGAAATATGAAAATTGACAGTGCTATGGTAGCGGCATTCCTCACGGTAGTGGGCTATTCCCTGAATGATACCATTGTTATCTTCGACAGGATTCGGGAAAATATGGCAGGGCGGGGAAATTTGCTTACACCGCAATTGGTTAATGACAGTATCAACCAGACTTTAAGCCGCACCCTCCTGACAGGGATTACCACCATTGGTGTGTTGTGTGCTCTGTTCTTCGTCGGTGGACCAGAGGTTCATGGATTTGCATTTGTTATGCTCGTAGGAATAATTGTGGGTACGTATTCAACAATATTTATTGCCTGCCCGATGCTGCTTAAATGGAAAGGCCTTTCTCCTGCAAGCCAGGCGTTGCCACGACAAAAGTATCCGATTCAAGGAAAGGAGGTAACAAGCAAAAAGGGATAA
- the ruvB gene encoding Holliday junction branch migration DNA helicase RuvB, whose protein sequence is MIQEDILSSAPMDEDKNLDCTLRPKRFRDFIGQDRIKENLLIYIEAAKKRAEPLDHILFSGPPGLGKTTLSQIIANEINASIKTTSGPILDKPMDLAGILTNLQPGDILFIDEIHRLNTTVEEYLYSAMEDFYIDILIDQGPKARSVKINLPKFTLVGSTTREGLLTAPLRSRFGVLEKLEFYPWTDLYKVVCNSAQILSIHTDEKGAEIIAKRSRGTPRIANRFLRRIRDVAQVRGNDIINEDIARMGLQMLGVDENGLGEMDRKILETLIRHGGPVGLKTIAVSVSEEEDTIEEVYESYLIQRGYLDKTPRGRVATKLAYEHLGFQYRSETGIQKRLF, encoded by the coding sequence ATGATACAAGAAGATATTTTATCTTCCGCACCGATGGATGAAGATAAAAATCTGGACTGTACGCTCAGGCCAAAGCGGTTCCGTGATTTTATTGGACAGGATCGCATAAAGGAAAATTTGCTCATTTACATTGAGGCCGCAAAGAAGAGAGCGGAGCCATTAGATCACATATTGTTTTCCGGCCCCCCTGGCTTGGGGAAGACTACGTTGTCTCAAATTATCGCCAACGAGATTAACGCCTCGATCAAGACAACTTCCGGCCCCATTCTTGATAAGCCCATGGACCTTGCCGGTATTCTTACGAATCTACAACCCGGGGATATTCTTTTTATTGATGAAATCCATAGGTTAAACACCACCGTTGAAGAGTACCTGTACTCGGCAATGGAAGATTTTTATATTGACATCCTTATTGATCAGGGACCTAAGGCGCGATCGGTAAAAATCAATTTGCCCAAGTTTACGCTTGTCGGTTCTACGACCCGGGAAGGATTGCTCACGGCGCCGCTCCGTTCCCGCTTTGGTGTCCTGGAAAAACTGGAGTTCTATCCGTGGACCGATCTGTATAAAGTGGTGTGCAATTCTGCCCAAATTCTTTCTATCCACACAGACGAAAAAGGGGCTGAGATTATTGCGAAAAGGTCCCGCGGCACTCCCCGGATAGCAAACCGGTTTTTGCGCCGTATCCGGGATGTTGCGCAGGTTCGTGGGAACGATATCATTAATGAAGATATCGCCCGAATGGGCTTGCAGATGTTAGGTGTGGATGAAAATGGTCTGGGAGAAATGGACAGGAAGATATTGGAAACCCTTATTCGGCATGGTGGTCCCGTCGGTTTAAAAACTATTGCAGTTTCAGTAAGCGAGGAAGAAGATACCATTGAGGAAGTGTATGAATCATATCTGATTCAAAGAGGATATCTGGATAAAACACCGCGGGGAAGGGTCGCCACCAAACTGGCTTATGAACACTTAGGTTTTCAATATCGTTCAGAAACGGGGATCCAGAAAAGATTATTTTAA
- a CDS encoding epoxyqueuosine reductase QueH has translation MNLLLHICCACCLCAPLQELRKEGFSVTGLFYNPNIHPLLEFRRRLKALRVFQESDPIPVVYYEEYGLREYLKHVDYEGNDRCADCYMMRLRFTAAYAKKNGFDAFTSTMLFSVYQNHEQLKGFSEKLAHEAGVAFVYRDYRYLSDCSHEIAKKKMIYRQGYCGCIFSEFERYQDTTRELYKGGNLNEQGKKNSRYVFDSKRALQRCDCFDRGKGASFPASPSDTAC, from the coding sequence ATGAATCTTTTGCTCCATATTTGTTGCGCCTGCTGTTTATGCGCACCATTACAGGAACTGAGAAAAGAAGGCTTCTCGGTAACAGGGCTCTTTTATAATCCAAATATACATCCATTGCTTGAGTTTCGGCGTCGGTTAAAGGCGCTGCGCGTATTTCAGGAGAGCGATCCTATCCCCGTAGTCTACTATGAGGAGTATGGTCTGCGGGAATATCTGAAGCATGTTGATTATGAGGGCAATGACCGGTGCGCTGATTGCTATATGATGCGACTAAGGTTCACAGCGGCATACGCGAAAAAAAACGGATTTGACGCCTTTACTTCAACCATGTTATTCAGTGTGTATCAAAATCACGAACAGTTGAAAGGGTTTTCCGAAAAGTTGGCGCATGAAGCAGGCGTTGCTTTTGTCTACCGGGATTACCGTTATTTGTCCGATTGTAGTCACGAAATAGCCAAAAAAAAGATGATTTACCGGCAGGGATATTGCGGTTGTATCTTCAGCGAATTCGAACGATACCAAGACACCACTCGGGAATTGTATAAAGGCGGCAATCTGAATGAACAGGGGAAAAAGAACTCCCGATATGTCTTCGACAGCAAAAGGGCGTTACAACGGTGTGATTGTTTTGATAGAGGAAAGGGCGCTTCTTTTCCTGCTTCTCCGTCAGATACTGCATGTTGA
- the ruvA gene encoding Holliday junction branch migration protein RuvA: protein MLDYIRGRVVSKSPTRLILEVAGIGYQLHIPLSTFEKIPSHDEVTIFTQLFIKDDQIRIFGFATGEERNLFQLLLSVNGIGPTTAITILSGSCVDDIKDAVAREDARALERIKGVGKKTAERIILELKGIIKDITPTIPSDIGAGQKALVGDAVMALVSLGYGRPVAENAVSEAIRKLGTVDNVEILVREALKYKA, encoded by the coding sequence ATGTTAGATTACATCCGCGGACGAGTGGTTAGTAAATCTCCCACGAGGCTTATCTTGGAAGTAGCTGGCATCGGTTATCAATTACACATCCCATTATCTACCTTCGAGAAGATACCCAGTCACGATGAGGTTACCATTTTTACCCAGTTGTTTATCAAAGATGACCAGATCAGAATCTTTGGGTTTGCAACAGGCGAGGAAAGAAATTTATTTCAATTGCTGCTTTCGGTAAATGGCATAGGACCTACTACAGCGATAACGATACTTTCCGGCAGTTGTGTAGACGACATCAAAGATGCCGTTGCCCGTGAAGATGCGAGGGCATTGGAAAGAATTAAAGGGGTGGGCAAGAAAACGGCTGAACGGATCATCCTTGAACTCAAGGGAATAATTAAGGACATTACGCCCACGATACCTTCAGACATAGGCGCCGGGCAAAAGGCGCTGGTAGGTGATGCTGTTATGGCCCTGGTTTCTTTAGGTTATGGGAGACCCGTGGCAGAAAATGCTGTAAGCGAAGCAATAAGAAAATTGGGAACTGTTGATAATGTTGAGATTCTGGTAAGAGAAGCGCTTAAATACAAAGCCTGA